The Tautonia plasticadhaerens nucleotide sequence CCGGGTGCGGGCCAGCGCCAGCTCGGCGTGGGTGAGGATCACCGAGAGCGGCGTCCGCAGCTCGTGGGAGGCGTCGGCGGTGAACCTCGTCTGCTGCTCGAATGCCGATTCCAGGCGGTCGAGCATGTCGTTGAGCGTCGACCCGAGCCGCTCGAATTCCCGGTCGACGCCGGCGAGGTCGACCCGGTCGGAGAGGTTCCTCGCCGAGATCCCCTCGGCGGTCCGGCCCATCGCCTCGATCGGCCGGACCGCCCGGCCCGACAGCCACCAGCCGCCGAGCAGGCCGACGGCGAAGACCCCGCCCCCCACCGCGGCCAGCCGACGGGCCAGCCCGCCCAGCTCGGCCAGCTCCCGGCCGATCGGCCGCCCGACCAGGATCGTCGAGCCCGCCGGGCCCGCGATCACCACCTCTCGCCAGTGGCCCCGGCCCCGGGCCGCCGCCCGGCCCGGGGCCGGCTGCGGGCGAGGCGGGATCTCCCGCCCGCCCTCCATCGACGCGTCGAAGACCGACCCGTCGGCGCGCCAGACGACGAAGAACGGACCTCCCTGGCCGGGGGCGGGCGCGTCGGGGCGGCGGGGGGCCCGGGCGTCGAGCCGGTCGGCCAGCCGGCCCCCCGGCCGGCCGGGCCCGTCGCCGTCGGGGATCGGCGGCCCCCCCCTGAGGCCCGGCGGGCCCCCTCCCCGGCCGGGCGGACCGGGCGGGCCGAAGCCCGGCCCACGGGGCCCATCCGCACCCCGGGAGGGCGGCGGACCGGGCGGGCCGAAGCCCGGCCGACGGGGCCCATCCGCACCCCGGGAGGCCGGCGGGCCCCCTTGCCGGAGGAACCGACCCGGACGCTCCCGGAGGAACCCCTCCAGCATCCGGGCCGTCGCCAACAACTCGGCGTCCACCTCGCCCAGCCGGGCCCGGCGCGACTCGGCATAGAGCGCCGAGCCGAACCCGACCACCACGAGCAGCAGGATCAGGCCGTGCCAGAGCTGGAGCCGCCAGCGGAGCGACCTACGCATCGATGATGTACCCCTGGCCCCTCCTCGTGGCGATGAATTCCCTGCCCAGCTTCTTGCGGATGTGGGAGACGTGGACCTCGACCACGTTGGACATCGTGTCGTCCTCCTCGCCGAAGAGGCGGTCGTAGATCATCGACCGGGGGATCAGCGTACCCCGATGCATCGCCAGCAGCTCGACCAGCGCGTACTCCCGGGCCGTGAGCGTGATCGGCACCCCGGCCCGGGACACGGTGCGGGTCGCCGTGTCGACCACCACCTCGTCGATCCGGATCTCCGGGTGCGGCCGGCCGGCCGACCTCCGGATCAGTGCCCGGAGCCGGGCGAGCAGCTCCCCCAGGGCGAACGGCTTGACGAGGTAGTCGTCCGCCCCCGCGTCGAGCCCCCGGACCCGGTCCCCCAGGGCGTCCCTCGCGGTCAGGATCAGCACCGGCGTCCCCTTCTCGCGCCGGAGCCGTTCGAGCACGTCCCAGCCGTCGATCCCCGGCAGCATCAGGTCGAGCACGATCGCGTCGTAGTCCCAGGTCGCCCCCTTGTACAGGCCCTCCGTCCCGTCCCCCGCCTGGTCGACGGCGTACCCCTCCTCCCGGAGCGACTGCACCAGGGCCCTTCGGAGGTCGGGCTCATCTTCGATCACCAGGACTCGCACGGGGGAGCAACTCCATCAGGAAGGCCGGAATCGGCGGCGGGCCTAGGGAGGGCAGGACGTCGACTGACTGCACACGCCTCCCGAGGCCGACCGGCAACACTCAGGTCGTTCGCCACGAGGACCGTTCCGATGGGGGACGGCCGAGGGTGGCCGTCCCGCGCGGGACGGCCGCTCCCCATCGACCACCGGACAACCCTCGCCGACGAGACTCCTTTTGGCCCATCCAAAATGCTCCCGCAAGAGAGCGGTCGTCTCCGACCCTCGCCCCCGTCCGCGGGGGAGAGGGTAGCCGAAGGCCGGGTGAGGGGGTTCGGCCCCGTCTTCGGGCGCAGTGTCCAACGCCGGGACCCCTCACCCCGGGCCCTCTCCGCGCTCGCGGGGAGAGGGGGACGGAAGCATTCTGGCAACCAACGAGGCGGACGGACCACTCATCGATCTCGGGAAGGCGACGGCCGTCGGGGCCGATCGGGGGCGCCCTCCGGCGGTCCTCCCGGCCGCCGGCCGGGCCGGACTTCCGGCGGGCCACCGGGGCCTCCCCGGCCTCCCCGACGCACCTCGTCAAGTTGCTCCGGTGTGAGGATCGATTCAAGCCGATCGCGGACCTCCGTGTCGAGCTCCGCCAGGTCCTTGCGCTGCCCCTCGGACAGTTCCAGCCGGTCGCGGACGAACGGCGGCAGGGTGCCGAAACTCATCGGACTGGGACCGGGACCGGGACCGTCCG carries:
- a CDS encoding sensor histidine kinase, which codes for MRRSLRWRLQLWHGLILLLVVVGFGSALYAESRRARLGEVDAELLATARMLEGFLRERPGRFLRQGGPPASRGADGPRRPGFGPPGPPPSRGADGPRGPGFGPPGPPGRGGGPPGLRGGPPIPDGDGPGRPGGRLADRLDARAPRRPDAPAPGQGGPFFVVWRADGSVFDASMEGGREIPPRPQPAPGRAAARGRGHWREVVIAGPAGSTILVGRPIGRELAELGGLARRLAAVGGGVFAVGLLGGWWLSGRAVRPIEAMGRTAEGISARNLSDRVDLAGVDREFERLGSTLNDMLDRLESAFEQQTRFTADASHELRTPLSVILTHAELALARTRSADEYRESLGTCRRAAGRMRGIVEDLLTLARADAGQLDLKRGPVDLRSIALEVASQLGPMAEGRGVRVEVRGDRVVVPADPARLGQVATNLISNAIAYNRPGGAVVVSTAVEGGSGVLRVVDTGPGIPEADLPRLFDRFYRVDLARSRAAGGSGLGLSICKSLVEALGGSIGVRSVEGEGAAFEVRLPGPGPASGSGSGEEEGA
- a CDS encoding response regulator transcription factor, giving the protein MRVLVIEDEPDLRRALVQSLREEGYAVDQAGDGTEGLYKGATWDYDAIVLDLMLPGIDGWDVLERLRREKGTPVLILTARDALGDRVRGLDAGADDYLVKPFALGELLARLRALIRRSAGRPHPEIRIDEVVVDTATRTVSRAGVPITLTAREYALVELLAMHRGTLIPRSMIYDRLFGEEDDTMSNVVEVHVSHIRKKLGREFIATRRGQGYIIDA